The Myxococcota bacterium DNA segment AGGTGATCGACTCCGGCTACGTGATCCCCGACGAAGAGCGCGCGCGGCGCGCGGGCACCGCAACAGGCGGGCTCGACGACCGCCGGCCGGGCCTGTTCGAGACCTGGCACGTCGACGACACCTACACCGAGGAGCCCGCCGCTGCGACGGTGCTGCACGCACGAGCGCTGCCGCCCAGCGGCGGCGGACCCACCTGCTTCATCGACATGCGGGCGGCGCTCGAGTCACTCGACCCGGCCACGCGCCGGCGCATCGAGACCCTGCGCGCGGTGTACCACCACAACAACGAAGACGCGTTCCCGCCGCGGCGCGCCGCGCGCGGCCCGGCCGACGTGCTGGTCGAAGTGACCCATCCGCTGGTGCGCACGCACCCGCTGGCGCGCACGCGCTCGCTGTTCGTCGACCTCGACCGCGCCAAGCACGTCGAGGGCCTGCCGGTGGCCGAGGGCCGCGCGCTCCTGCGCGAGCTCCAGGACCACGCCGAGTCGCGCGGCCCCAAGTGCGAGCACGACTGGAGCTCCCACGACGTGCTGGTCTGGGACAACGTCTCGGTCCAGCACAAGGCCGGCGGCAACTTCAAGTTCGGCGAGCCGCGCCGCTTCTGGCGCTACATGATCGCGGGCACGCGCCCGGAGTGAGTCAGTAGCCCTCGCCCCACTTCTCGCCGCTCGAGCCGGGCGGCCCGGGGTGGAAGAACAGCTCGGTCCAGGTCCAGCTGATCGCCTCGGAGAGCACGTCCTTGGCGCCCAGGCTGGTGCGCCACCAGGCGTCGGGGTCGTAGCCGCGCGGCCGGGTCGCGATGATCCCTACGCGGACCTGCGGCCCGAACGCCATCCGGTGCACGAGCCAGGAGCGCCGGCAGTGCACGCCCGAGGAGACCACGTCCAGGGCGTCGGAGCGCAGCTCGGAGTGCGCGAGCCACTCGCGCAGCATGACCGCGTTCAGGAACGAGCGCTCCTGCGCGGACGCCGGGGCGGAGACCGCGACCACGACGTCGGCCGGCATGCCGTGACTCACGAGGTAGCTGCGGGCGCGGTCGGCGTAGGAGCGCGGCTCGGGCTCGAACTCGGTGATCGGCCCGCCCGTGGTGATCACGTGCGCGTAGCCGCCGGCGCGCCAGATCTCGAGCGCTTGATCGAGCTGGTCGGCCGGCATCCAGCCCTCGACCACGAGCAGGTGCGCATCGGCCCGGTGAGTCACCGCCAGGAAGGGATAGACCTCACGCAGCGCAACGACCCCGACTCCCGCACAGATGAGAAACAACAGGAGCCAGCCCCACAGCGTGGGCAGCCAGATCGGGCGGCGGCGAAAAAGACTGGGGCGCTGCACGGGCCGGGAGGGTACGCTGACTCGAGATGCTCCGCCTTCCAGCGATCCGCGGCGTGATCGATCGGCGAATCCTGGTGAACTTTCGGGTCACACCCGCCGCGCTGCGCCCGCTCCTCCCCGCACCGTTCCGGCCCAAGCTGGTGCGGGGCTCGGCGATCGCCGGGGTGTGTCTGATCCGGCTTTGCGAGGTGCGCCCGCGATTCGTGCCGCGCGCGTTCGGTCTGCGCTCCGAGAATGCGGCCCACCGCGTCGCGGTCGAATGGGACGCCGACGGGGCCGTTCGCGAGGGCGTGTACATCCCCCGACGAGACACTTCCTCGCGCTTCAACGTCGCCGTGGGCGGGCGCATCTTTCCGGGCGAGCACCATCCCGCCGAGTTCCGGGTCGAAGAGTCGGACGAGCGGCTCTCGGTCGCGCTGCAGAGCGCGGACGGACTGACCCGGGTCCGGGTCGAGGCCCGGGTGGCGGGGGCGCTGCCCGCGAGCTCGGTCTTCGGCTCACTCGACGAGGCCTCGCGCTTCTTCGCAGGCGGGTCGCTGGGCTACTCGGCCACCCGGCGCGCCGGCGTCTACGACGGCCTCGAGCTGCGCAGCTTCGGCTGGGCGGTCGAGCCGCTCGAAGTGACCGGGGTCGAGTCGACGTTCTTCGGCGACCAGACGCGCTTTCCGCCGGGAAGCGTGCAGTTCGACTGCGCCTTGCTGATGCGCCGGATCGCCCACGAGTGGCACGCGCATCCACAGCTCGTCGCCCCTGGCTGAGCCGGGTCAGCGGTCGCGGTGCTTCCAGCGCTTGCGCGAGTATGTCTGCTGGCACACGCCCGCCGAGCAGGTGCCGGCGCTGCCCGAGCTCGAGGTGACACACGACGAGCCGTCGGGGTGGAGCTGCACCACGCAGCCCGCCGAGAGGTCACAGAACGAGTCGTAGCAGGGACCGGAGTCGAGCGGACACTGCAGCGCCGCGCCCGACACGCACACGTTGCCGCTGCAGCGCTCGGCGCCGTCGCAGGCCTGGCCGTCGGAGCACTGCGCGTCGCTGCCGCAGGCGAAGCCGCTGCACTTGCCGCCGCGACACACGTCGTAGGGCGTGCTCGCGTTCCCGTCGTCGCAGGCCGTCTCGTCGGGGAGCGCCGAGCCCGCCTGACACGTGTACGCGACGCAGTGGCGCGGACCCGCGCAGGCGTCGGCGGGCGCTGCGCAGTCGGCGTCCGCCTCGCACTCGTGCTGCACCGGCGGCGGCGCTGCCGGCGGCACCTCGGCCACCACGCGGACCTCGTTCGAGAATGCGGACTCCGTGCCCGAGGCGTCGTACGACTTCAGGGACACGTAGACGTCGGAGAACTCCTCGATGCCCGCCAACGCCCAGGTCGCGACTCCGCTCGCGTCGACCGGCGGCACGAAGTTGATGTCGTCCCGGAAGTCCGCATAGGCGCGCGAGGCCGCCGCGAGATACACGTGGAAGCCGACCACGCGGGAATCGACCGGCGGCTTGAACGCGAGCGCCACGGTGCGCAGCTGCGCGAGCGCCGCACCGGGAACGAGGATCACCGCGACCACGATCGGGAGGACGAGCTTTCGCATCGCCTGCCCGCATCGGCGCCCAGCGCCGGACGGCGCGTGACCGGAGCCACGCGCACGGCGTGATGCGCTTCACGAGCGCGGCGTGCGATCGATCACAAGCGTGCGCGCCAGCGCGCCTCAGCTCGCGTCCTTCTCGAGTGTCTCCTGGATGGCGGCCATGCCTTGGTCGATCATGGCCGCGATCACGGGCGCCGCCTCGTCGGGCAAGAGGTCGGCGATCCAGACGAAGCGGCAGGCCGACGGGCCGTCGGGAAGCACCTGCGCCGACGCGCTGTGGTGACTGAGCCCGTCCGTGCGCGCCGACCACGCCACGCGCCGCGCCGACTCGTCGACGTCGACGATCAGCTCGCGCACGACCATGCCGTTGGCGAAGGTCACGATGCGCGCACCCGCTTCGAGCCGCGTGTCGCTCACGAAGCCGCGCGCCAAGCGCGTGTGCAGCGCGCCCACGTCGCGCAGCGCCGCCCACGCGGCCTCGGGCTGGGTCTTGATGCGAGCTTCCCTGCGGATCGATGCCATGGGGGTTCCTCCTTCGCGCGAGAACCTAGGAAGGAGTCGGCCGCGAAACTTGGAGAAAGTTGCGTCAGTCCTGCCCCAGGGCCTCCCGCAGCGCCGCCCGTGCCAGGATGCGCGTCGAGTCCAGCACGGGCAGGGAGGAGTCGGCGTCGGAGACCAGCAGCGGAATCTCCGTGCAGCCCAGCACCACCGCGTCGCAGCCGCGCTGGCCGAGTGACTCGATCAGCTCGCAGAAGTAGCGGCGCGAGCCCGCGTCGAAGCGCCCGCACACCAGCTCGTCGAAGATCACCGCGTTGGCGCGCGCTCGCTCGGCCGGCTCGGGGATCTCGCACGCGATGCCGTGTGCAGCGAGCTTCTCGCGGTAGACCGCACCTTCCATGAGATGGCGCGTGCCGAGCACGCCCAGGCGCCGGAGCCCGCGCGCGCGGGCCGCGGCCGCGACCTCTTCCGCGATGTGCAGCCAGGGCGCCGGCGCGCGCTCGCGCACCCGGTCGAGCGCCTGGTGCAGCGTGTTGTCGGGGCAGACGAGCAGCTCCGCGCCGCCCCGGACCAGGATCCCGGCCGACTCGAGCAAGAGCTCCCCGGCCTCGTCCCACCGGTCGCGCGCGATCAGCGCCATGTAGCGCGCGAGCGGGAACGTGTGAACGCTGACCTCGGGGTGGTCGTGCGGCCCGAGCACGGCGGCGCCTTCTGCGCAGATCGTCCGGTAACACAGCGCCGCGCCTTCCGCGCTCACCGCAACGATCCCGATGTGCTTGGTCCCGCTCACCTTTCGTCTCCTTCTCGATTCCGAAAACGGGCCTTTCAAAAAAAGCCCACCCGTGGGCTTTGCTCTGCGACAATACCCGGGCGTATGTCGAGGCTGCTCCGCTGCTGCTCCTGCCTCCTGCTCGCGCTCGCCCTGCCGCTCGTCGCGCGTGCCCAGGGCCAGCCCTACCTCGTGAAGGACATCAACGCGACCCTGTCGCAGGCCGGCTCCAACCCGGTCGAGGTCACCCGCTTCCAGGGCTTCCTGTACTTCATCGCCACGCCGTTCTCCGAGAACGAGCTGTGGCGCACCGACGGCTCCGCGGCCGGCACGTTCCGGGTCAAGAGACTCGGCGTCGCTGGCACGAACAACGCAGGCTCGCTGGCAGCACTGAGTGGCAGCACGCTGCTCTTCACCGCGAGTGACTCGTCGACCGGCCGCGAGCTGTGGCGGAGCGACGGTACCGCGGCCGGCACGATGCGCATCGCGGACTTCAACCCGGGGCCGGCCGACTCGGTCGAAGGCCGCTTCACGGTCATGAACGGCGTGGCGTACTACGTGGGCATCGACGCCAGCGGCGGCCGCGAGCTGTGGAGGAGCGACGGCACGGCGGCGGGCACGGCGCGCGTGAAGGACATCAACCCGGGCCCGGGTGACTCGAGCCCGCTGGGCCTGATCGCGGTCGGGAACACCCTGTTCTTCTCGGCCAACGACGGCACGAGCGGCACCGAGCTGTGGACGAGCGACGGCACGGGCGCCGGGACCGTGCGCGTGAAGGACATCAACCCGGGCAGCGCGAGCTCCATGCCGCTGTTCATTCCGGTCGCGGTCGGCAACCTGATCTACTTCTCCGCCAACGACGGCACGTCGGGCTTCGAGCCCTGGAAGAGCGACGGCACGACGGCCGGCACGGTGCGCATCAGTGACGTCGCCTCGGGCTCCGCGTCGTCGTCTCCCTCGAACTTCATGCCCGTGGGGAGCACGGTGTTCTTCTCGGCGAACGACGGCGTGAACGGCGTCGAGCTGTGGAAGACCGACGGCACGACCTCGTCGCTGGTCGCGAACATCATGGCGGGCTCGGCCAGCTCGAACCCCACGCTGTACGTCGCGCTGAACGGCGTCTTGTATTTCACCGCCATGACCACCGCCTCGGGCCGCGAGCCATGGCGCAGCGATGGCACGGCCGCCGGCACGACCATGATCAAGGACATCAACCCCGGCTCCGCGAGCGGGATCTCCGCGGGCTCGGGCTTCACGGCGATCGGGAGTCACTTGTTCTTCGCGGCCAACGACGGCACGTCGGGCAGCGAGCCGTGGTCGAGCGACGGCACGTCCGCGGGCACCGTGCGCCTGGCCGACATCTTCGCCGGGGCGACGGGCTCGTCCGCGGGACCGTTCGTGGGGTCACAGTTCGGTGTCGCCTACTTCGCGGCGACCGACGAGGCGATCGGCCGCGAGCTGTGGGCGAGCGACGGCACGCCCGGCGGCACCGGGCTCGTGAAGGACCTCACCACCGGCACGGGCAGCTCGGTCGCCGCGACGCCGATCGTCGACCTCGGCGGCACCGCGTATCTCGCCGCGAGCGACGGCGTGAACGGCACCGAGCTGTGGAAGAGCGACGGCACCGCCGGCGGCACCACGCTCGTGAAGGACATCCGGCCGGGTGCGGTCGGCTCGAACCCCAACACGCTCTTCCCGCTGAACGGCCAGGTCTTCTTCCAGGCCGACGACGGCACCAACGGCGCCGAGCTGTGGAAGAGCAACGGCACCAGCGCCGGCACGGTGATGGTGAAAAACATCGCCTCGGGCGCGACGGCCTCGAACGCGGTGCCGATCGGCAGCCTGGGCAACACGCTCCTGTTCACCGCCAACGACAACAGCGGCAACGGCTCCACGCTCTGGAAGAGCGACGGGACGAGCGGCGGCACGAGTCAGATCTCGACCGTGAATCCGTTCACGAGGGGCGTGGTGCTCGGCAGTAACTTCTACTTCCTGGGCGTGCAGGACCCGAACCAGGGAGCCGAGCTGTTCAAGACCAACGGCTCGAGCGCGTCGATGGTGGTCGACCTGAACCCCGACATCGGCAGCGGCTTCTCCATGGGCGCCTCGATCGCCGTGGTGGGCGGGGCGCTCTTGTTCTCGGGCGACGACGGAGTCACCGGCGACGAGCTCTACCGCAGCGATGGCAGCTCGGGCGGCACGGCGCTCGTGAAGGACATCAACGACGGGGGCGGCAGCTCCTCGCCGCAGAACTTCGCGCTGGTGAACGGCGTGCTGTTCTTCTCGGCCGACGACGGCGACAACGGCTTCGAGCTGTGGAAGAGCGACGGCAGCGCGGCCGGCACGGTGCTGGTGAAGGACATCCAGGCCGGGCCGACCGGCAGCGCACCGAGCCAGCTCACGGCGCTGGGCAGCACGCTGGTCTTCACCGCGAACGACGGAGTGAGTGGCGTCGAGCTGTGGAAGAGCGACGGCACCGCCGCCGGCACGGGGCTCGTGAGAGACTTCGCGCCCGGCGGCGCGAGCTCGTCGCCGCTGATCCTCAAGGCAGCGAACGGGCTGCTCTACTTCGCCGTGAACGACGGCACCACGGGCAACGAGCTGTGGCGCACCGACGGCACGAGCGGCGGCACCGTGCAGGTGCGTGACATCGTGCCCGGGATCGGCTCGTCGTCGCCGAGTCAGATGTCGCAAGTGGGTACGAGCCTGTTCTTCGCGGCCGGCACCGAGGCCCGGGGCGTCGAGCCGTGGCTGCTGCCGGCCACGGAGCCCGCCGACACCGACGGTGACGGGCTGAGCAACCCGGCCGAAGCGGGCCTGGGCACCAACCCGAACCTCGCGGACACGGACGGCGACGGTCTCAGCGACGGCGCAGAGGTGCTCACGTACCATACCAACCCGCTGCTGGCGGACAGCGACGGCGACGGCGTGAGTGACTCCGTCGAGATCAGCTACGGGACCGATCCGCTCGAGCCGACCTCGACCCCGATCGTGCACGCGCCGGGGGTCCCGGCGCTCCCGGGCCCGTGGGCGGCGGTGCTCGCGGCCTTGCTCGCCGGGGCCGCTGCGGCCGGCGCGCGCCGGCGCGCCCCCACGAGCTGATCACGGGCTAGACTCGCCGCGCGTGAGTCGACGCG contains these protein-coding regions:
- a CDS encoding TauD/TfdA family dioxygenase, whose protein sequence is MDVQEPAGFAVTSVTGVGPGDGASTAQALRALLARRAVVRLCMERPLADDELQAVARLFGAIKDPVGRTRDGGTLRYAERRQVIDSGYVIPDEERARRAGTATGGLDDRRPGLFETWHVDDTYTEEPAAATVLHARALPPSGGGPTCFIDMRAALESLDPATRRRIETLRAVYHHNNEDAFPPRRAARGPADVLVEVTHPLVRTHPLARTRSLFVDLDRAKHVEGLPVAEGRALLRELQDHAESRGPKCEHDWSSHDVLVWDNVSVQHKAGGNFKFGEPRRFWRYMIAGTRPE
- a CDS encoding YdcF family protein, encoding MQRPSLFRRRPIWLPTLWGWLLLFLICAGVGVVALREVYPFLAVTHRADAHLLVVEGWMPADQLDQALEIWRAGGYAHVITTGGPITEFEPEPRSYADRARSYLVSHGMPADVVVAVSAPASAQERSFLNAVMLREWLAHSELRSDALDVVSSGVHCRRSWLVHRMAFGPQVRVGIIATRPRGYDPDAWWRTSLGAKDVLSEAISWTWTELFFHPGPPGSSGEKWGEGY
- a CDS encoding DUF2071 domain-containing protein, which translates into the protein MIDRRILVNFRVTPAALRPLLPAPFRPKLVRGSAIAGVCLIRLCEVRPRFVPRAFGLRSENAAHRVAVEWDADGAVREGVYIPRRDTSSRFNVAVGGRIFPGEHHPAEFRVEESDERLSVALQSADGLTRVRVEARVAGALPASSVFGSLDEASRFFAGGSLGYSATRRAGVYDGLELRSFGWAVEPLEVTGVESTFFGDQTRFPPGSVQFDCALLMRRIAHEWHAHPQLVAPG
- a CDS encoding SRPBCC family protein; the protein is MASIRREARIKTQPEAAWAALRDVGALHTRLARGFVSDTRLEAGARIVTFANGMVVRELIVDVDESARRVAWSARTDGLSHHSASAQVLPDGPSACRFVWIADLLPDEAAPVIAAMIDQGMAAIQETLEKDAS
- a CDS encoding amino acid racemase, with the protein product MSGTKHIGIVAVSAEGAALCYRTICAEGAAVLGPHDHPEVSVHTFPLARYMALIARDRWDEAGELLLESAGILVRGGAELLVCPDNTLHQALDRVRERAPAPWLHIAEEVAAAARARGLRRLGVLGTRHLMEGAVYREKLAAHGIACEIPEPAERARANAVIFDELVCGRFDAGSRRYFCELIESLGQRGCDAVVLGCTEIPLLVSDADSSLPVLDSTRILARAALREALGQD
- a CDS encoding ELWxxDGT repeat protein; the protein is MSRLLRCCSCLLLALALPLVARAQGQPYLVKDINATLSQAGSNPVEVTRFQGFLYFIATPFSENELWRTDGSAAGTFRVKRLGVAGTNNAGSLAALSGSTLLFTASDSSTGRELWRSDGTAAGTMRIADFNPGPADSVEGRFTVMNGVAYYVGIDASGGRELWRSDGTAAGTARVKDINPGPGDSSPLGLIAVGNTLFFSANDGTSGTELWTSDGTGAGTVRVKDINPGSASSMPLFIPVAVGNLIYFSANDGTSGFEPWKSDGTTAGTVRISDVASGSASSSPSNFMPVGSTVFFSANDGVNGVELWKTDGTTSSLVANIMAGSASSNPTLYVALNGVLYFTAMTTASGREPWRSDGTAAGTTMIKDINPGSASGISAGSGFTAIGSHLFFAANDGTSGSEPWSSDGTSAGTVRLADIFAGATGSSAGPFVGSQFGVAYFAATDEAIGRELWASDGTPGGTGLVKDLTTGTGSSVAATPIVDLGGTAYLAASDGVNGTELWKSDGTAGGTTLVKDIRPGAVGSNPNTLFPLNGQVFFQADDGTNGAELWKSNGTSAGTVMVKNIASGATASNAVPIGSLGNTLLFTANDNSGNGSTLWKSDGTSGGTSQISTVNPFTRGVVLGSNFYFLGVQDPNQGAELFKTNGSSASMVVDLNPDIGSGFSMGASIAVVGGALLFSGDDGVTGDELYRSDGSSGGTALVKDINDGGGSSSPQNFALVNGVLFFSADDGDNGFELWKSDGSAAGTVLVKDIQAGPTGSAPSQLTALGSTLVFTANDGVSGVELWKSDGTAAGTGLVRDFAPGGASSSPLILKAANGLLYFAVNDGTTGNELWRTDGTSGGTVQVRDIVPGIGSSSPSQMSQVGTSLFFAAGTEARGVEPWLLPATEPADTDGDGLSNPAEAGLGTNPNLADTDGDGLSDGAEVLTYHTNPLLADSDGDGVSDSVEISYGTDPLEPTSTPIVHAPGVPALPGPWAAVLAALLAGAAAAGARRRAPTS